From Nitrospirota bacterium, one genomic window encodes:
- the atpH gene encoding ATP synthase F1 subunit delta, with amino-acid sequence MKETRIAKKYGRVFVDTVSIKDAPKVLKELNAFSGLLDAYKKLKLLFVSPIFSEQERKLIIKELCPLLKASADTEKFLMRIVAQEHIAIIKEIIKAATTMHNEKLRKVKALVISPVALNGNSTVRLRDALKTITQRDVEMELNIDPSLIGGFIVKIESTIYDSSIKGQLRLLRAELTR; translated from the coding sequence TTGAAGGAAACACGGATTGCTAAGAAATACGGCAGGGTCTTTGTAGATACAGTTAGTATCAAAGATGCCCCAAAAGTCCTCAAAGAGCTGAATGCCTTCTCAGGCCTTTTAGATGCATACAAGAAACTCAAACTTCTCTTTGTGAGCCCGATTTTCTCAGAGCAGGAGAGAAAACTAATAATCAAAGAGTTGTGTCCTCTACTCAAGGCATCTGCAGATACAGAAAAATTTCTTATGCGCATTGTTGCGCAGGAACATATAGCCATAATTAAAGAGATAATAAAAGCAGCAACAACAATGCATAATGAGAAACTCAGGAAGGTAAAGGCACTGGTAATATCACCTGTGGCTCTTAATGGGAATTCTACGGTGAGGCTCAGAGATGCGTTAAAGACAATTACGCAGAGGGATGTTGAGATGGAGCTTAATATCGACCCCTCTCTTATCGGTGGCTTTATAGTAAAGATTGAAAGCACAATTTATGACAGTAGCATTAAAGGTCAGCTCAGACTTTTAAGAGCCGAACTTACAAGATAA
- the atpF gene encoding F0F1 ATP synthase subunit B: MKTEHRQEIGKTVSYYILSLGSVLFALCLADATVAFASTGGAEQGIPWKDWLWRILNFAVLVFLLVKFLGKPVKEFLRKRSELIEKSMKEAGEAKELAKKALDEVQGRLKDKDKVLNELLDAARKAGETEKEALTAQGENLKNKILEQAKANIEYELQKAKEAIRSEAIEMSIELAEKGVKEKLGKKEQDRIFEEYLRKLEGKN; encoded by the coding sequence ATGAAAACAGAACACAGACAAGAAATAGGGAAAACAGTTTCTTATTACATCTTAAGTCTGGGTTCTGTGCTCTTTGCTCTGTGTCTTGCTGATGCCACTGTTGCTTTTGCTTCAACAGGAGGAGCGGAGCAGGGGATCCCATGGAAGGACTGGCTGTGGAGGATTTTGAATTTTGCTGTCCTTGTTTTTCTTCTCGTTAAATTCCTCGGTAAACCAGTGAAGGAGTTTCTGAGAAAGCGCTCGGAGCTCATTGAAAAATCCATGAAGGAAGCCGGGGAGGCAAAGGAACTCGCAAAGAAGGCCCTCGATGAAGTGCAAGGGAGACTTAAAGATAAGGATAAAGTGTTAAATGAGCTTCTTGATGCTGCCCGGAAGGCCGGGGAAACAGAAAAAGAGGCCCTCACAGCCCAGGGTGAAAACCTGAAAAATAAAATCCTGGAGCAGGCAAAGGCAAACATAGAGTATGAACTCCAGAAAGCAAAAGAGGCAATAAGGTCTGAAGCGATTGAAATGTCCATTGAGCTTGCTGAAAAGGGTGTAAAAGAAAAACTCGGCAAGAAAGAGCAGGATAGGATTTTTGAAGAATATCTCAGAAAGCTCGAGGGTAAGAATTGA
- the rpmE gene encoding 50S ribosomal protein L31, whose protein sequence is MKEGIHPAYKEAKVVCACGETFTTRSTKPAIHVELCSSCHPFFTGKQKIVDAEGRVEKFKKKYKSKMTRTEK, encoded by the coding sequence TTGAAAGAGGGAATTCATCCAGCATACAAAGAGGCCAAGGTGGTTTGCGCCTGTGGGGAGACCTTTACTACAAGGTCAACAAAACCCGCAATTCATGTGGAACTATGTTCCAGTTGTCACCCCTTCTTCACCGGAAAACAGAAGATAGTTGACGCTGAAGGAAGGGTTGAGAAGTTTAAGAAAAAATACAAGTCAAAGATGACTCGTACCGAGAAGTAG
- a CDS encoding DUF1385 domain-containing protein: protein MKNIGGQAVIEGVMMRASKAWTVAVRGPQGNIFVKREGLIELPKPLKSPVLRGVVALVQAITLGIKALSFSAEKSMGEEEKKPSSFSIGLIVLVSFALALILFFLLPLYLTKLLGIVYPVIRESSMAFNFIDGILRITLFLIYVVSITALKDIRRVFQYHGAEHRVINAYESGVELTPEGVKNYSIIHPRCGTSFLLIVMVLSIFLFSFIPKEWPFLEKFLSRVVLIPLIAGLSYEFIRFSSKKIDNPLIMAMAKPGLWLQRLTTRQPSTDQVEVAIQAMKEVLKMEEVNK, encoded by the coding sequence ATGAAAAACATAGGTGGACAGGCTGTAATTGAAGGCGTGATGATGAGGGCCTCAAAGGCGTGGACAGTTGCTGTAAGAGGTCCTCAGGGGAATATTTTTGTCAAAAGGGAGGGGCTTATTGAGCTGCCAAAACCTCTGAAGAGTCCTGTGCTAAGGGGTGTTGTTGCACTGGTTCAGGCCATTACCCTCGGGATAAAGGCCCTGTCGTTTTCGGCTGAAAAGTCCATGGGCGAAGAAGAGAAAAAACCGTCTTCCTTTTCAATTGGCCTCATCGTCCTCGTCTCTTTTGCTCTGGCACTCATCCTGTTCTTTCTGCTCCCGCTTTATCTGACAAAGCTCTTAGGCATTGTATACCCCGTTATCAGGGAGAGTTCAATGGCCTTTAATTTCATTGACGGTATTTTAAGGATAACCCTTTTTCTCATATACGTGGTATCCATAACTGCCCTCAAGGACATCAGGCGGGTATTTCAATATCATGGTGCAGAGCACAGAGTCATCAATGCCTATGAATCAGGGGTGGAGCTTACACCTGAGGGGGTTAAAAATTACAGCATCATCCATCCGAGATGCGGCACAAGTTTTTTGCTTATTGTAATGGTCTTAAGTATTTTTCTTTTCTCCTTTATTCCCAAGGAGTGGCCTTTTCTTGAGAAATTTTTATCCAGGGTTGTTCTGATTCCCCTGATCGCCGGCCTTTCTTACGAATTCATAAGATTTTCTTCTAAGAAGATTGATAACCCTCTTATAATGGCCATGGCAAAGCCAGGATTATGGCTTCAGAGGCTTACAACACGGCAGCCTTCTACTGACCAGGTAGAGGTCGCCATTCAGGCCATGAAAGAGGTTCTAAAAATGGAAGAGGTAAATAAATAA